The following are from one region of the Nicotiana tabacum cultivar K326 chromosome 3, ASM71507v2, whole genome shotgun sequence genome:
- the LOC107780929 gene encoding BIIDXI-like protein At5g11420: protein MEIGRSSRYKWVTSFLVLLTCSAAGQVEDGPLVNGDFETPPSGGFSSGDGFSDGPLVLPSWKTNGTVELVESGQKQGGMILIVPQGRHAVRLGNDAEISQELKVEKGSIYSVTFSAARTCAQLESLNVSVPPASQTIDLQTLYNVQGWDSYAWAFQAEEDDARVVFTNPGMEDDPTCGPIIDDIAIKKLFTPDKSKDNAVLNGDFEEGPWMFRNASLGVLLPTNLDEETSSLPGWIVESNRAVRYIDTYHFTVPEGKRAIELLSGKEGIISQMVETKPNKPYRLTFLLGHAGDSCKQPLAVMAFAGDQAQNIHYTPNSNSSFQIANLNFTAKADRTRVAFYSIYYNTRSDDMSSLCGPVVDDVRVEVSGSSTFRVLGFGFMLWLLVLVLV, encoded by the exons ATGGAAATAGGTCGGAGCTCAAGATACAAATGGGTTACATCATTTCTTGTTCTACTAACTTGCTCAGCTGCTGGACAAGTTGAAGATG GTCCGTTAGTTAACGGTGATTTTGAGACACCTCCATCAGGCGGTTTCTCTTCCGGCGACGGATTCTCTGATGGCCCTCTCGTACTCCCCAGCTGGAAAACAAACGGCACGGTGGAGCTAGTGGAATCAGGGCAAAAACAAGGTGGGATGATCCTCATCGTACCACAAGGTAGACACGCAGTTCGGCTCGGAAACGACGCCGAGATAAGCCAAGAGCTCAAAGTGGAGAAAGGCTCCATTTATTCAGTCACATTCAGCGcggctcgcacctgcgcccagCTAGAGTCACTGAACGTGTCGGTGCCTCCGGCATCACAGACCATCGATCTTCAGACTCTGTATAATGTCCAGGGCTGGGATTCCTACGCGTGGGCCTTTCAAGCTGAGGAAGATGACGCGCGTGTCGTTTTCACAAATCCTGGCATGGAAGATGACCCTACTTGTGGGCCCATTATTGATGATATTGCTATCAAGAAGCTTTTCACTCCAGATAAGTCCAAAG ATAATGCAGTACTTAATGGCGATTTTGAAGAAGGTCCATGGATGTTCAGGAATGCTTCCCTCGGCGTTTTGCTTCCAACCAACCTCGACGAGGAAACATCGTCACTACCTGGTTGGATAGTTGAATCAAATCGTGCAGTTCGGTACATTGATACATATCACTTCACAGTTCCAGAAGGGAAAAGAGCTATAGAATTGCTTTCAGGAAAAGAAGGGATTATATCCCAAATGGTTGAAACCAAGCCCAACAAGCCATATAGATTGACATTTTTGTTGGGCCATGCAGGGGACTCATGCAAGCAGCCACTGGCTGTTATGGCGTTCGCCGGTGATCAGGCCCAAAACATCCATTACACTCCCAATTCCAATTCTTCATTTCAGATTGCTAATCTGAATTTCACGGCTAAGGCGGACAGAACACGTGTCGCATTCTATAGTATCTATTACAACACAAGAAGTGATGATATGAGCTCTCTTTGTGGACCTGTTGTGGATGATGTGAGGGTTGAAGTATCAGGGTCTAGCACATTCAGGGTTTTGGGGTTCGGGTTTATGTTGTGGCTGTTAGTCTTAGTATTGGTTTAA